One Sodalis praecaptivus DNA segment encodes these proteins:
- the yobA gene encoding CopC domain-containing protein YobA: MSMQRIAAPVYALALFAGAVFCAPRAEAHAHLKTQYPAANATMTDAPQALTLTFTEAIEPAFSGLTLTRKDNQPVPTGPIKTDPANATQIIVPFKQPLTAGEYVVAWHVVSVDGHKTQGSYSFSVK, from the coding sequence ATGTCAATGCAACGTATTGCCGCGCCGGTGTACGCGCTGGCGTTATTTGCCGGAGCGGTATTCTGCGCGCCGCGGGCAGAAGCCCATGCGCATCTCAAGACGCAATATCCCGCTGCCAATGCCACCATGACGGATGCGCCGCAGGCGCTTACCCTGACCTTTACCGAAGCGATTGAACCTGCTTTTAGCGGTTTAACGTTAACCCGTAAGGATAACCAGCCCGTGCCGACCGGGCCCATCAAGACCGATCCGGCCAATGCTACCCAAATCATCGTTCCGTTTAAGCAGCCGCTGACCGCCGGCGAATACGTAGTAGCGTGGCATGTGGTTTCGGTAGATGGGCATAAAACCCAGGGCAGCTACTCCTTCAGCGTCAAATAA
- a CDS encoding SOS response-associated peptidase family protein: protein MCGRFAQFNSREAYLETLNTSPGDMIYDPEPIRCYNVCPGMKVLLLSERHDQLHLDPVFWGYKPEWWDKPPLINARGETAATGRMFKSLWNRGRAVIPADGWYEWKKEGNKKQPYFIYHKAKRPLFFAAIGKEPYDKEHDREGFVIVTASSNKGMVDIHDRRPLVISANRVREWLNRETTSEQAQEIARDAALPECDFTWHPVSKRVGNPYNQGAELVKMINDPEV from the coding sequence ATGTGTGGTCGTTTCGCTCAATTTAACAGCCGAGAAGCGTATTTAGAGACCCTTAATACCTCTCCAGGCGATATGATTTATGACCCTGAGCCGATTCGGTGCTACAACGTCTGCCCCGGCATGAAAGTGCTGCTTCTTAGCGAGCGTCATGATCAACTCCACCTTGACCCGGTTTTTTGGGGCTACAAACCCGAATGGTGGGATAAACCACCCCTTATCAATGCTCGTGGCGAGACTGCTGCTACAGGACGTATGTTTAAGTCTTTATGGAACCGAGGCCGTGCCGTTATCCCGGCTGACGGCTGGTATGAATGGAAAAAAGAGGGGAATAAAAAACAGCCTTACTTCATTTACCATAAAGCAAAAAGACCTCTTTTTTTTGCGGCGATTGGCAAAGAACCTTACGATAAAGAACACGATAGAGAAGGGTTCGTTATTGTCACGGCCTCGAGCAACAAGGGGATGGTTGATATCCATGACCGCCGTCCGCTAGTTATTAGCGCCAATAGGGTGAGAGAATGGTTAAACAGGGAAACAACGTCAGAACAAGCACAGGAAATCGCTCGTGATGCGGCATTACCCGAGTGTGATTTTACATGGCATCCCGTCTCTAAAAGGGTGGGTAATCCCTATAATCAGGGCGCTGAACTAGTGAAGATGATAAATGACCCCGAGGTTTGA
- a CDS encoding YebY family protein, translated as MKKRSVVVVLVLLASQYASAIEIITLSKFQYGKRWAFTKEEVQLMCRPDHALYALNMSTLMQYPLNEQAEQQRKEGHVHAQPIDTILLDDPDRPGQKMSIAPFVERAQQLCVDKTVP; from the coding sequence ATGAAAAAACGATCGGTTGTTGTTGTCCTCGTATTGCTGGCCTCGCAGTACGCCAGCGCTATTGAAATTATCACCCTGAGCAAATTCCAATACGGTAAGCGGTGGGCGTTCACCAAAGAAGAAGTGCAGCTCATGTGCCGCCCGGATCACGCGCTGTACGCCCTGAACATGAGCACGTTGATGCAATACCCGTTGAACGAGCAAGCCGAACAGCAACGAAAAGAAGGCCATGTCCACGCTCAGCCCATCGACACTATTTTGCTGGATGATCCCGACCGGCCAGGGCAGAAAATGAGTATCGCGCCTTTTGTCGAGCGCGCCCAGCAGTTGTGCGTGGACAAAACCGTACCCTAA
- the copD gene encoding copper homeostasis membrane protein CopD, producing MASLPAWFAACRFIHFAALIQLAGVLLFSERLAPPALQPLLRRAFRRSQSGLALVGLLTAIALLALQAGLMGQGWPDTLRLEVWRAVLHTSFGQVWFWHLMLVLATCGATLGATASPWRYPLLLMLSMAALLSLAFTGHTAMYDGLRGAAQRSNQMLHLLAVAGWLGGLWPLLLTLRWLRCLRLRAGALTALMAYSRSGHVWVALVILTGVMNTSLVLGHWPFALGQPYSRMLLIKTAAVAAMVMLALTNRYRIVPTMRTDEPRAIKRLTLLTLMEIALGALALLLVSVFAMLEPQ from the coding sequence ATGGCCTCGTTGCCGGCCTGGTTCGCGGCCTGCCGTTTCATTCATTTTGCCGCGTTGATACAGCTCGCCGGCGTGTTGCTGTTCAGTGAACGTCTGGCGCCGCCCGCGCTGCAGCCTCTGCTGCGGCGCGCATTTCGGCGCAGCCAAAGCGGTTTGGCGCTCGTGGGTCTGTTGACGGCCATCGCGCTACTGGCGCTCCAGGCGGGCCTGATGGGGCAGGGGTGGCCGGATACTCTACGATTGGAGGTGTGGCGTGCGGTGCTGCATACCTCCTTTGGTCAGGTATGGTTCTGGCACCTGATGCTGGTGCTGGCGACCTGCGGCGCGACGCTCGGCGCAACGGCCTCTCCCTGGCGTTACCCGCTGTTATTGATGTTGTCGATGGCGGCGCTGCTCAGTCTGGCGTTCACCGGTCATACGGCGATGTATGACGGCTTACGCGGCGCGGCGCAGCGCAGCAACCAGATGCTGCATCTCTTGGCGGTGGCGGGGTGGCTGGGGGGACTGTGGCCACTGTTGTTAACGCTGCGCTGGCTTAGGTGCCTGCGTTTACGCGCTGGCGCCTTGACGGCATTAATGGCCTATTCCCGCAGCGGTCACGTGTGGGTGGCGCTGGTGATCCTCACCGGAGTAATGAATACTTCCCTAGTTCTGGGGCATTGGCCCTTCGCGCTGGGACAGCCCTATTCGCGTATGCTGCTTATCAAGACCGCCGCCGTCGCGGCCATGGTAATGCTGGCGTTAACCAACCGCTACCGGATCGTCCCGACCATGCGCACTGACGAACCCCGCGCCATTAAACGGTTGACCCTGTTGACGTTAATGGAAATCGCCTTGGGCGCGCTGGCGCTGTTGTTGGTCAGCGTATTTGCGATGCTCGAACCCCAATAA
- a CDS encoding helix-turn-helix transcriptional regulator, translating into MENNFSNQGNLSLEKLPLLSFIEQSKLPRAVKSIDSRFVYINKPALDFSNIPLSFDFEGRLDSEFPCPWSEMAEEYQAHDRKAESSQGGAEIITTSYYTRHAVLEPWYCHKFPIFSSEKQVIGTLCYAKRLSFMSIIDFIDKLKPSVLNLNPPVGIFTERELEIIFFAIQRIPAKEIGLKLCISHRTVESKLLKIYDKIGVNSLNGLIEYCHTVGLHNYVPKNLLREGVDFC; encoded by the coding sequence ATGGAAAACAACTTTTCAAACCAAGGAAACCTATCCTTGGAGAAACTACCACTACTCTCATTTATCGAGCAATCTAAACTACCTAGGGCCGTCAAAAGCATTGACTCGAGATTTGTTTATATAAATAAGCCCGCCTTGGACTTTTCCAATATACCTTTGTCTTTTGACTTTGAGGGCAGATTGGACAGCGAGTTCCCTTGCCCTTGGTCGGAAATGGCGGAAGAGTATCAGGCTCATGATAGAAAAGCAGAATCAAGCCAAGGTGGCGCCGAGATAATAACCACTTCTTATTATACCCGCCATGCTGTCTTAGAACCTTGGTATTGTCATAAGTTTCCAATATTTAGTTCTGAAAAACAAGTGATTGGAACATTATGTTATGCAAAAAGATTGAGCTTCATGTCAATAATTGATTTTATCGACAAATTAAAACCTTCCGTCTTAAACCTAAACCCGCCAGTAGGCATTTTTACTGAGCGCGAATTGGAGATCATCTTTTTTGCGATACAGCGAATACCGGCAAAAGAAATAGGACTCAAATTATGCATTTCCCATAGGACAGTAGAAAGTAAATTACTGAAAATCTACGACAAAATTGGCGTTAATTCACTAAACGGATTAATTGAGTATTGCCATACTGTCGGCTTGCATAACTATGTTCCAAAAAATTTGCTAAGGGAGGGGGTAGACTTTTGTTGA
- a CDS encoding helix-turn-helix transcriptional regulator yields MEAIVPSSQSLFTVESISNIPMMAIMERSHIPWGIKDTHSRIVYLNNACCDFLNVPKGFDFEGRRDDEFPCPWASLTDELQAHDRKAEASPGGAEIIAISNFGRDSILQPCYCAKFPIYNKDGKVLGNIHYNKRLQFNSISDFLNGIRPSTITLNSPVDLFTDKELEIIFYAIQKLSAKEIAPRLCLSHRTVENRLLKIYEKIGVNSVNGLIEYCHNVGLDNYVPKKLLREGVNFCW; encoded by the coding sequence ATGGAAGCGATAGTACCGTCATCACAAAGCTTATTCACCGTAGAGTCAATTAGCAATATTCCAATGATGGCAATAATGGAAAGGTCTCATATACCTTGGGGCATTAAAGACACACATTCCCGCATAGTTTACTTAAACAATGCCTGCTGTGATTTTTTAAATGTTCCCAAAGGATTCGACTTTGAAGGTCGCCGTGATGATGAATTTCCATGCCCTTGGGCATCGTTAACGGACGAGCTTCAGGCACATGACAGGAAAGCTGAGGCTAGCCCGGGAGGCGCTGAAATTATTGCTATTTCTAATTTCGGTAGAGATTCCATACTACAGCCATGCTATTGCGCCAAATTTCCCATATATAATAAAGATGGAAAGGTATTAGGGAATATACATTACAACAAAAGACTTCAGTTCAATTCCATCTCTGATTTTCTCAACGGTATACGTCCTTCTACCATCACACTTAATTCTCCCGTTGATCTCTTTACCGATAAAGAGCTTGAAATTATATTCTATGCAATACAAAAATTATCCGCCAAAGAGATCGCGCCTAGATTGTGCCTCTCGCATAGAACGGTGGAAAACAGATTATTAAAAATTTACGAGAAAATAGGTGTTAATTCAGTTAACGGACTTATTGAATATTGCCATAATGTCGGCTTGGACAACTACGTCCCCAAAAAGCTCCTCAGAGAAGGCGTGAACTTTTGCTGGTGA
- a CDS encoding helix-turn-helix transcriptional regulator: protein MENNFSVQSNHSLDRLPLLSLIEKSKVPWAVKSVDSRFAYINESAMDFFNIPAGFNFEGRLDEEFPTPWSEMAEDYKAHDRKAESSPEGAEIITTSYFTRNAVLEPWYCHKFPIYTPENQVIGTLFYAKRVNFISIYDFFDKLKPSVLNLNPAVDIFNERELEIIFYAIRRKTAKEIGPRLCISHRTVENRLLKIYEKIGVNSLNGLIEYCHNVGLNNYVPKKLLREGVNFCW, encoded by the coding sequence ATGGAAAACAACTTTTCAGTCCAAAGCAACCATTCCCTTGATAGATTACCACTGCTGTCGTTGATTGAGAAATCTAAAGTGCCGTGGGCCGTTAAAAGTGTCGACTCGCGATTCGCTTATATCAATGAGTCCGCTATGGATTTTTTCAATATTCCCGCCGGGTTTAATTTTGAAGGACGATTGGATGAAGAATTCCCTACTCCCTGGTCAGAAATGGCCGAGGATTATAAAGCCCATGACAGAAAAGCAGAATCTAGCCCAGAGGGCGCCGAAATAATAACCACGTCATATTTTACTCGTAATGCTGTTTTAGAGCCATGGTATTGTCATAAGTTTCCAATCTATACTCCGGAAAATCAGGTTATTGGAACGCTTTTTTATGCAAAGCGAGTCAATTTTATTTCAATTTATGACTTTTTTGATAAATTGAAACCTTCCGTATTGAATCTTAACCCAGCGGTTGACATTTTTAACGAGCGTGAACTGGAAATAATTTTTTACGCGATTCGGAGAAAAACAGCAAAGGAAATAGGGCCTAGACTGTGTATATCACACAGGACGGTTGAAAATAGATTGCTGAAGATTTATGAGAAGATCGGCGTCAATTCACTGAATGGCCTGATTGAATATTGTCATAATGTAGGTCTGAATAACTACGTACCCAAAAAACTCCTCAGAGAAGGCGTGAATTTTTGCTGGTAA
- a CDS encoding DUF2171 domain-containing protein, producing MVNKSQIMEHAQVTCCGGNHVGIVDHMEGEDHIKLAKNDPESGGKHHLIPLSWVKEVKENKVILSKTQDEVHQAWQAC from the coding sequence ATGGTCAATAAATCACAAATTATGGAACATGCTCAAGTTACCTGCTGCGGTGGGAATCATGTGGGCATCGTCGATCATATGGAAGGTGAGGATCATATTAAGCTCGCAAAAAACGACCCGGAATCGGGCGGCAAGCACCATTTGATCCCCTTATCCTGGGTCAAAGAAGTCAAGGAAAACAAGGTGATACTCTCCAAAACCCAAGATGAAGTGCATCAAGCGTGGCAAGCCTGCTAG